A stretch of the Chlamydia pecorum E58 genome encodes the following:
- the gnd gene encoding decarboxylating NADP(+)-dependent phosphogluconate dehydrogenase produces MVKQTDIGLIGLAVMGKNLVFNMRDHGFSVSIYNRTPEKTRNCLKERPNDSQLLGFESLKEFVLSLKRPRKVMLMIQAGAPVDQMIQLLLPLLEPGDVIIDGGNSYFKDSERRYRELKQSGILFLGVGISGGEEGARHGPSIMPGGNPEAWPLVAPIFQAIAAKVQGQPCCVWVGQGGAGHYVKAVHNGIEYGDIQLICEAYGLLKSFLGLSAEEISEIFKEWNEQELESYLIRITAEVLALKNENNIPVIDTILDTAGQKGTGKWVAIDALDIGVPLSLIIESVLARFLSSWKESREQASQEFPGVPLIFEKPRDVSAFVHDVFHALYASKIISYAQGFMLLSEASREYSWDLNLGELALLWRGGCIIQSVFLDAIYKGFCQDPENPSLIFQEFFKSALKNAEAGWRRTVIAGIGVGVPIPCLAAGLSFYDGYRTADSSAALAQGLRDYFGSHFYERKDRPRGEFYHTNWVGDKTTVQVR; encoded by the coding sequence ATGGTGAAGCAGACAGATATTGGCTTAATTGGCCTAGCTGTTATGGGGAAAAATCTCGTTTTCAATATGCGAGATCATGGATTTTCTGTATCTATTTACAATCGTACACCAGAAAAAACTCGAAACTGTCTAAAGGAACGTCCTAATGATTCCCAGCTATTGGGATTTGAATCTTTAAAGGAGTTTGTACTTTCTTTAAAAAGACCTAGGAAGGTCATGCTTATGATTCAAGCTGGCGCTCCAGTAGATCAGATGATTCAGTTGTTATTGCCTCTTTTAGAGCCCGGAGATGTGATTATCGATGGAGGAAATAGTTATTTTAAGGATTCCGAGCGTCGCTATCGAGAGCTAAAGCAATCAGGGATTCTTTTTTTAGGTGTGGGGATTTCTGGAGGGGAAGAAGGCGCACGTCACGGACCTTCTATTATGCCTGGAGGAAACCCCGAAGCATGGCCTTTGGTGGCTCCGATCTTCCAGGCAATCGCGGCTAAGGTACAAGGACAGCCATGTTGTGTTTGGGTAGGACAAGGAGGTGCTGGGCATTATGTTAAAGCCGTTCATAATGGGATTGAGTATGGGGATATCCAGCTAATTTGTGAGGCTTATGGTCTGTTGAAAAGTTTCCTGGGGCTTTCTGCAGAAGAGATTTCCGAAATTTTCAAAGAGTGGAATGAACAGGAGCTTGAAAGTTATCTTATCCGCATTACTGCAGAGGTATTAGCATTAAAAAATGAAAATAATATTCCTGTAATTGATACGATTTTAGATACCGCAGGACAAAAAGGAACAGGAAAGTGGGTAGCTATTGATGCTTTAGATATCGGTGTCCCCCTCTCTTTAATTATCGAGTCAGTTTTGGCTAGATTCCTTTCTTCATGGAAAGAGAGTCGAGAACAAGCTTCCCAAGAGTTTCCTGGAGTTCCGTTAATCTTTGAAAAGCCTCGAGATGTTTCGGCCTTTGTGCATGATGTTTTTCATGCCCTCTATGCTTCCAAAATTATCAGTTATGCCCAAGGGTTTATGTTGTTAAGTGAGGCATCTCGGGAGTACTCCTGGGATCTCAATTTAGGAGAACTTGCTTTGCTTTGGCGTGGGGGATGTATTATCCAAAGTGTTTTTTTAGACGCAATTTATAAAGGTTTTTGCCAGGATCCTGAAAACCCCTCATTAATTTTCCAGGAGTTCTTTAAATCTGCCTTAAAAAATGCTGAGGCCGGATGGCGAAGAACTGTAATTGCCGGAATCGGAGTAGGAGTACCTATCCCTTGCTTAGCAGCGGGATTAAGTTTTTATGATGGCTATCGTACAGCGGATTCCTCTGCAGCTCTTGCTCAGGGTCTTAGAGATTACTTCGGATCGCACTTTTATGAGCGCAAGGATCGCCCTCGAGGAGAATTTTATCATACAAACTGGGTTGGAGATAAAACAACAGTACAGGTAAGGTAA
- the tyrS gene encoding tyrosine--tRNA ligase produces the protein MHAFVLSLKDRGILENFSAGLDSIEKPVSAYLGFDPTAASLHIGHWIGICFLKRLAQYGMTPIALVGGATGMVGDPSGKNAERSLLSAKEVSENSQKITKSLAKHLPGVTILNNIDWVQHFSVIDFLRDVGKHFRLGQMLTKDVVKQRLDSEEGLSYTEFSYMLLQAYDFYYLFKNYGVVLQCGGSDQWGNITLGIEFIRRHNLGQAHGLTYPLLTDSQGKKIGKTESGTIWLDPELTSPYELYQYFLRLPDSDVLVVARTLTMLSNEEIFALDQQFLSDPIGVKRTVAENIVHAIHGEQGLSEAQRVTESIHPGALISLSEQNFQELVANGFGIKIKKSAVLGKRWIDLCVSVGFCNSKGEARRLIEQKGLYVNNFTIRDNQSTLEESQICFSHYVLLAQGKKRKLVLYLI, from the coding sequence ATGCACGCATTTGTACTTTCTTTGAAAGATCGCGGTATTCTTGAAAATTTCTCTGCTGGTTTAGACAGTATAGAGAAACCAGTGTCTGCATATTTAGGATTTGATCCTACAGCAGCCTCCTTGCATATTGGCCATTGGATAGGGATTTGTTTTTTAAAAAGACTGGCACAGTATGGCATGACTCCCATTGCCTTAGTTGGAGGCGCAACGGGGATGGTTGGAGATCCTTCGGGGAAGAATGCTGAAAGGTCTCTTCTTAGTGCTAAAGAAGTCTCTGAAAATAGCCAGAAAATTACGAAGAGCCTTGCTAAGCACCTTCCAGGGGTGACTATACTCAATAATATCGATTGGGTTCAGCATTTTTCTGTGATTGATTTTCTTCGGGATGTAGGAAAGCATTTTCGTCTTGGGCAGATGCTTACTAAAGATGTAGTGAAACAACGCTTAGATTCTGAAGAGGGACTTAGCTACACAGAATTTAGTTATATGCTCTTACAGGCATATGATTTTTACTATTTGTTTAAGAATTATGGAGTTGTCCTTCAGTGCGGGGGCAGTGATCAGTGGGGGAATATTACCTTAGGGATAGAGTTTATCCGTCGGCATAATTTAGGTCAGGCTCATGGTCTGACCTATCCTTTGCTAACGGACAGTCAAGGGAAAAAAATAGGAAAGACAGAGTCAGGGACGATATGGCTAGATCCAGAATTAACCAGTCCGTATGAGCTTTATCAGTACTTTTTGCGTCTTCCTGATAGCGATGTTTTAGTCGTTGCAAGGACATTAACTATGTTGAGTAATGAAGAAATCTTTGCCTTGGATCAGCAATTCCTTTCAGATCCTATAGGTGTAAAGAGGACCGTTGCAGAAAATATTGTCCATGCAATCCATGGAGAGCAAGGCCTTTCTGAAGCACAGCGAGTTACGGAGAGCATTCATCCTGGAGCTTTGATATCTTTAAGTGAACAGAACTTTCAAGAGCTTGTTGCAAATGGCTTTGGAATAAAAATAAAGAAATCTGCAGTTTTAGGAAAACGTTGGATTGATCTTTGTGTTTCTGTAGGTTTTTGTAATTCTAAGGGGGAGGCCCGCCGTCTTATTGAACAGAAAGGTCTATATGTGAATAACTTCACTATAAGAGATAATCAGAGTACTTTGGAAGAATCACAGATATGTTTTAGCCACTATGTTTTATTGGCACAAGGAAAGAAACGAAAGCTTGTTTTATATTTAATTTGA
- a CDS encoding FHIPEP family type III secretion protein, whose amino-acid sequence MWQYVKRRILSGRALVPEKKTYSWQIILIPLGILLSVLLPLPRAVLDFCVCINFAFSLLTVCWVFSLRSSSSAQCFPSMLLYLCLLRLGLNLASTRWIVASGTASPLIFALGSFFSLGNILSSILACFMLFFVNFLVIARGAERVAEVRSRFVLDALPGRQMSLDADLLSGRIFHSEVELRKQRLIEESDFFSSMEGVFRFVKGDAIISCVLFLLNTFAAVYLSYALSCDVQTLWLTVLGDALVSQVPALFTSCAAATLIGKIGNKDTLLAQFLEYYHQARPHFRLVALGIFSLLAIESVPKLPILLLGGALWIGYKEHEISSEESFLKEGMDYVEVYFPESLSIGELRDNYIQARKVLMQELGVPFPLEFRGCSHKTAFLKLFGQSFELTEASFEEMLLILRRAAYLGVHGDLVRHYIEDTQRLFGFAIEEVIPRKLSYVSLVALIRLLVKERISLKLFPQILEAIAIQHSDGEHLDALAEKIRKYLGKQIGRSLWREEETLKVITIDVHVEKMISNLYSKSKPIMQDKVIDQVRTILKQSSHNEFRAIVTGCETRFEVKKILDPHFPDLLVLSQSELPEELPIICLGTVSDEVLLP is encoded by the coding sequence ATGTGGCAGTATGTAAAAAGAAGAATACTCTCAGGGAGGGCCCTTGTGCCTGAGAAAAAAACTTACTCGTGGCAAATTATTTTAATTCCTCTAGGGATATTGCTTTCTGTCTTGCTCCCCTTGCCTCGTGCGGTCCTTGATTTTTGTGTATGTATTAACTTCGCGTTCTCCCTGCTTACCGTATGTTGGGTTTTTTCTCTACGATCTTCTAGCTCTGCCCAGTGCTTCCCTTCGATGCTTTTATATCTATGCTTGTTGCGTTTAGGATTAAATTTAGCTTCAACACGATGGATTGTTGCTTCAGGTACTGCTTCACCCTTGATCTTTGCTTTGGGAAGTTTTTTTTCTTTAGGGAATATTCTTTCTTCTATACTGGCGTGTTTCATGCTATTTTTTGTGAATTTTTTGGTAATTGCTAGAGGGGCTGAAAGAGTCGCAGAAGTGCGCTCTCGCTTTGTCCTAGATGCTCTTCCCGGAAGGCAGATGTCTTTAGATGCTGATCTTTTGTCGGGAAGGATTTTTCATAGCGAAGTTGAACTAAGAAAGCAAAGGCTCATAGAAGAAAGCGATTTTTTTTCGTCTATGGAGGGAGTATTTCGCTTTGTCAAAGGAGATGCTATTATCAGCTGCGTGCTTTTTCTATTGAATACATTTGCCGCAGTCTATCTCTCCTATGCGTTAAGTTGTGACGTGCAGACCCTTTGGCTAACTGTTTTAGGGGATGCTTTGGTTAGTCAAGTTCCGGCGTTGTTTACTTCTTGTGCTGCAGCAACTTTAATTGGGAAGATAGGTAACAAAGACACTTTGCTAGCTCAGTTCTTAGAGTATTACCATCAAGCTCGTCCACACTTTCGTTTAGTAGCCTTAGGCATATTCTCCCTACTTGCTATAGAAAGTGTCCCTAAACTTCCGATTCTTTTATTAGGGGGAGCTCTGTGGATAGGCTATAAAGAGCATGAGATTTCTTCCGAAGAATCCTTCCTCAAAGAGGGAATGGATTATGTTGAAGTATATTTCCCTGAGTCTCTTTCTATAGGTGAGTTAAGGGATAACTATATTCAGGCTAGAAAAGTTTTGATGCAGGAGCTGGGGGTTCCTTTCCCTTTAGAGTTTCGTGGATGTTCTCATAAAACAGCCTTTCTAAAGCTGTTTGGACAAAGTTTTGAGCTTACAGAAGCTTCTTTTGAAGAAATGCTCTTAATATTGAGGAGGGCGGCATACTTAGGAGTTCATGGTGATTTGGTCCGGCACTATATTGAAGATACCCAGAGACTTTTTGGCTTTGCTATAGAGGAAGTAATTCCTAGAAAACTCTCATATGTCTCTCTTGTTGCTTTAATTCGTTTACTCGTGAAAGAAAGGATTTCTTTAAAGTTATTTCCTCAAATTTTAGAAGCTATCGCGATCCAGCATAGCGATGGGGAACATCTAGATGCTCTAGCTGAAAAAATTAGAAAGTATTTAGGAAAGCAAATCGGAAGAAGTCTTTGGAGAGAAGAAGAAACTCTAAAGGTAATCACGATAGATGTGCATGTAGAGAAGATGATAAGCAACTTATACTCAAAGTCTAAGCCAATCATGCAAGATAAAGTTATAGATCAAGTAAGAACTATTTTAAAGCAGTCTTCCCATAATGAATTTCGTGCTATAGTTACAGGATGTGAAACACGATTTGAAGTAAAAAAAATCCTGGATCCACACTTCCCCGATCTTTTGGTTTTGTCGCAAAGTGAACTTCCCGAAGAGCTCCCAATTATATGCTTAGGCACAGTTTCTGATGAGGTTTTGCTCCCCTGA
- a CDS encoding macro domain-containing protein, producing MASLPLNNFLSGGERLSNFIKKPNENDVPSKDQSTIQKVALTIIAILALSIAIVSGIVACILCQPLLCILTGASAGIALLCLGALLCHKKRAVTKSEPSRTSSPEPKSIPESRSPSPTPLPTVSPTPLPQTTFPKHNVLLGQNWDRKRDLKEVIPNATLATSNQRCNIWKLSRSFGGKSDIILIDTEGDITRPRVIVPNSSIMFVNAANPSMTQGGGGTNAAFTKAVSDRCWEQSKHSINTVNPTANLSVSECRSSQWEGRDQAHIFTEGPTHFFAQLLGPQARLCNSNWEEAYEKCYQAYLQCFCEAKRQKADLVQIPLLSSGIYAPLSNENQGINRELWLQAVCSSLVSAAQKFSEVKNNNLIIVLTGINGPQLD from the coding sequence ATGGCGAGTTTACCTTTAAATAATTTCCTTTCAGGAGGGGAACGTTTATCAAACTTTATAAAGAAACCGAATGAGAACGATGTCCCCAGTAAAGATCAAAGCACCATTCAGAAGGTTGCATTAACCATCATTGCAATTCTTGCTCTTTCCATAGCTATTGTCTCTGGAATAGTTGCATGTATTCTGTGTCAGCCATTACTCTGTATTTTAACAGGAGCTTCTGCTGGAATCGCTCTTTTATGCTTGGGGGCTCTCCTTTGCCATAAAAAGCGTGCCGTTACAAAATCAGAACCTTCTAGAACTAGTAGTCCTGAACCCAAATCCATTCCTGAATCTAGAAGTCCATCTCCTACACCTCTACCAACAGTTTCTCCTACCCCCTTGCCACAGACAACGTTTCCCAAACATAATGTCCTTCTTGGACAAAACTGGGATAGGAAACGAGATCTGAAAGAAGTTATTCCAAATGCTACTCTTGCAACTTCAAATCAGCGTTGTAATATCTGGAAGCTTTCGAGAAGCTTTGGCGGCAAATCTGATATCATTTTAATAGACACAGAAGGGGATATTACAAGACCACGTGTCATCGTACCCAACTCTTCTATAATGTTTGTAAATGCCGCAAATCCTAGTATGACACAAGGAGGGGGAGGCACAAACGCAGCCTTCACAAAAGCTGTTAGCGATCGGTGTTGGGAACAATCAAAGCATTCTATAAATACGGTCAATCCAACAGCAAACCTTAGCGTGAGTGAATGTCGCTCCAGCCAATGGGAAGGTCGTGATCAAGCTCACATCTTCACTGAGGGCCCCACACACTTTTTTGCGCAGCTTTTAGGGCCACAGGCAAGACTGTGCAATAGCAACTGGGAGGAGGCATACGAAAAATGTTATCAAGCGTATTTACAATGTTTCTGCGAGGCTAAACGGCAAAAAGCAGATCTAGTTCAGATTCCTTTACTTTCTTCTGGAATTTACGCACCGTTATCAAATGAAAATCAAGGAATAAACCGAGAGTTGTGGTTACAAGCTGTATGTTCGTCTCTAGTTAGCGCTGCTCAAAAATTTTCCGAAGTAAAAAATAATAATTTAATAATTGTTCTTACTGGAATTAACGGACCTCAGCTTGATTAA
- the lepA gene encoding translation elongation factor 4 yields the protein MHQKHNVKNIRNFSIIAHIDHGKSTIADRLLESTSTVEQREMREQLLDSMDLERERGITIKAHPVTMTYEYQGETYELNLIDTPGHVDFSYEVSRSLAACEGALLIVDAAQGVQAQSLANVYLALERDLEIIPILNKIDLPAADPERIRQQIEDYIGLDTTNAIACSAKTGQGISEILEAIINLIPPPKEPEDTVLKALVFDSHYNPYVGIMVYVRIISGELKKGDLVMFMSSRKATFEVLGVGAFLPEATLIEGALRPGQVGYFIANIKKVKDVKIGDTVTTEKHPAKEPLDGFKEISPVVFAGIYPTDSSDFDSLKDALGRLQLNDSALTIEQESSHSLGFGFRCGFLGLLHLEIIFERIIREFDLDIIATAPSVIYKVVMKNGKILHIDNPAGYPDPANIEHVEEPWVHVNIISPQEYLSSIMNLCLEKRGVCLKTEMLDHHRLVLSYDLPLNEIVSDFNDKLKSVTKGYGSFDYRLGDYRKSPIIKLEILINDEPVDAFSCLVHRDKAEAQGRKICEKLVDVIPQQLFKIPIQAAINKKIIARETIRALSKNVTAKCYGGDITRKRKLWEKQKKGKKRMKEFGKVSIPNTAFIEVLKLD from the coding sequence ATGCATCAAAAGCATAACGTGAAAAACATTCGCAATTTCTCAATTATTGCTCATATCGATCACGGGAAATCTACTATTGCGGATCGTCTACTTGAAAGTACTAGTACCGTTGAACAGAGAGAAATGCGAGAGCAACTCTTAGATTCCATGGATTTGGAGCGAGAGCGAGGTATTACCATCAAAGCACACCCCGTCACGATGACCTATGAGTATCAAGGGGAAACGTACGAGCTCAATCTAATAGACACTCCTGGGCATGTGGACTTTTCCTATGAGGTCTCTCGTTCTCTTGCTGCATGTGAGGGAGCATTGCTTATTGTGGATGCTGCTCAAGGAGTTCAAGCCCAGAGTCTTGCCAATGTATACTTAGCTTTAGAGCGTGATTTAGAGATTATTCCTATACTCAATAAAATAGATCTTCCTGCTGCGGATCCTGAAAGAATCCGTCAGCAAATAGAGGACTATATTGGGCTCGATACAACAAATGCTATTGCATGTTCCGCGAAAACAGGACAAGGAATTTCTGAAATTCTAGAAGCCATTATAAACCTTATTCCCCCTCCTAAAGAGCCAGAAGACACTGTACTAAAAGCTCTTGTCTTTGACTCTCATTATAACCCTTACGTGGGGATTATGGTATATGTACGCATTATCAGCGGAGAGCTAAAAAAGGGCGATCTCGTGATGTTTATGTCGTCACGTAAGGCTACCTTTGAAGTTTTAGGAGTAGGAGCCTTTCTTCCTGAAGCGACCTTAATAGAAGGGGCTTTGCGTCCTGGTCAGGTAGGGTATTTTATCGCCAATATTAAGAAAGTCAAAGATGTAAAAATTGGTGATACGGTAACTACAGAAAAACATCCTGCCAAAGAACCTTTAGATGGTTTTAAGGAGATTTCTCCTGTAGTCTTTGCTGGGATCTATCCTACAGATTCTTCAGACTTTGACTCTCTTAAAGATGCTTTAGGGAGGTTGCAGCTGAATGATTCCGCTCTTACTATAGAGCAAGAAAGCAGCCATTCTTTAGGGTTTGGGTTTCGTTGTGGATTTTTAGGACTATTGCATCTTGAGATTATTTTTGAGAGGATCATTCGGGAATTTGACTTAGATATTATCGCCACAGCACCGAGCGTCATTTATAAAGTTGTGATGAAAAACGGTAAGATCCTTCATATCGACAACCCTGCAGGCTATCCAGATCCTGCTAATATCGAACATGTTGAAGAGCCTTGGGTCCATGTCAATATTATCTCACCTCAAGAGTATCTTAGCAGTATTATGAACCTCTGTTTGGAAAAGCGTGGGGTTTGTCTCAAAACAGAGATGTTGGATCATCACCGCTTGGTTCTTTCCTATGATCTTCCTTTGAATGAAATTGTTTCAGATTTCAATGATAAGCTCAAATCTGTAACTAAGGGATATGGTTCTTTTGATTATCGCCTCGGAGACTATCGCAAGAGTCCTATTATTAAATTAGAAATTCTTATCAATGATGAGCCTGTAGATGCTTTTTCGTGCCTTGTACATCGAGACAAAGCTGAAGCCCAAGGAAGGAAAATTTGTGAGAAGCTTGTAGATGTCATCCCCCAGCAGCTCTTTAAGATCCCAATTCAAGCTGCTATTAATAAGAAGATTATCGCTAGAGAAACGATCCGAGCACTCTCTAAAAATGTCACAGCGAAGTGCTATGGTGGCGATATCACAAGAAAACGCAAGCTCTGGGAAAAGCAAAAGAAAGGGAAAAAACGCATGAAAGAGTTTGGGAAAGTCTCTATACCCAATACAGCTTTCATAGAAGTATTAAAGTTAGATTAA
- a CDS encoding DUF1389 domain-containing protein encodes MSVSINIASSSIFKNNDLSRKNSCLLLAKIAVVVAIALAAILAVVCLMSPISYIVGGTLGIAALAILAVTLVPEIKRAPKNLPQGFLNVVKSTYPDVVYNLLVKEHLTLSEFRAVLNILENTKKSGDLESLLSGLPERLARKILRFGVKNLEQGVQGVELQPLEPFLRKHCPFYMLKTLINMGDENILRSRGCDVKYRGCYWLGAAALCGGDNLLGLFDLRVPNIMKLLDKKDFDVLKQHASSSVSLSWNSQDKNVQEIISKLADKCKGVQLQVTSKNASQGVQCLPLDKEDIGKVLHRLCWVGYSWEQLQLVVDMDKFGYWPWFCFFDGLGRMGKNLCFVVGLLCMEGILDETSAACSPEVLLMTLDEIKKAYAYGQSSSGSGKFGRQTSQVTENMIDYLAMFLSPYLRKAVKSKDISQIIDDFIQKLSNIE; translated from the coding sequence GTGAGCGTATCTATTAACATAGCATCGAGCTCTATTTTTAAAAATAATGATTTAAGTAGGAAAAATTCTTGTCTACTACTAGCAAAAATTGCAGTTGTTGTCGCTATTGCCTTAGCTGCTATTCTTGCTGTCGTCTGTCTGATGTCTCCCATTTCTTATATTGTCGGGGGAACATTGGGAATTGCTGCTCTTGCAATTCTAGCTGTTACTCTAGTGCCAGAGATAAAGAGAGCCCCGAAAAACCTTCCCCAAGGCTTCTTAAACGTAGTTAAAAGTACATATCCTGATGTTGTTTATAATTTACTTGTTAAAGAGCACCTTACGCTTTCAGAATTCAGAGCAGTTCTGAATATTTTAGAGAACACTAAGAAAAGTGGGGATTTAGAGAGTCTTCTATCTGGTCTTCCTGAAAGACTTGCGCGAAAAATATTAAGATTTGGAGTGAAAAATCTTGAGCAGGGAGTTCAGGGAGTTGAACTCCAACCCTTAGAGCCTTTTTTAAGAAAACACTGCCCCTTTTATATGTTAAAAACTCTGATCAATATGGGGGATGAAAATATATTAAGATCTCGTGGTTGCGATGTCAAATACCGAGGCTGTTATTGGTTAGGAGCTGCAGCTTTATGCGGTGGAGATAATTTGCTCGGGTTATTTGATTTAAGAGTTCCCAATATAATGAAACTCTTGGACAAGAAGGATTTTGATGTTTTAAAGCAACATGCAAGCTCTTCAGTCTCTCTTTCCTGGAACAGTCAAGATAAAAATGTTCAAGAAATTATAAGCAAGTTAGCAGATAAATGTAAGGGCGTGCAGCTACAAGTCACATCCAAAAATGCCTCACAAGGAGTGCAGTGTTTGCCTTTGGATAAAGAGGACATTGGTAAAGTATTACATCGTTTATGTTGGGTCGGATATTCTTGGGAGCAATTACAATTAGTTGTAGATATGGATAAATTCGGCTATTGGCCGTGGTTTTGTTTTTTTGATGGCTTGGGACGCATGGGTAAAAATCTATGCTTTGTTGTAGGTTTATTATGCATGGAAGGCATTCTAGATGAAACATCCGCAGCATGTAGCCCTGAAGTCTTGCTTATGACATTAGATGAAATAAAGAAAGCTTATGCTTATGGACAAAGCTCCTCTGGGAGTGGGAAATTTGGGCGACAGACTTCTCAAGTTACGGAAAATATGATAGACTATCTTGCGATGTTTTTATCTCCTTACCTTCGAAAAGCTGTTAAATCTAAAGATATTAGTCAGATTATAGATGATTTTATTCAAAAACTTTCTAATATTGAGTGA
- a CDS encoding FliA/WhiG family RNA polymerase sigma factor, which translates to MKIEQSSYLSELWNLYWETQDIQYRDSLIESYLHLVKSAVHRLIVGMPPHIKTQDLYASGVEGLVRAVERYNPERSRFEGFAIFLIKAAIIDDLRKQDWVPRSVYQKANKLTEAMDTLRQSLGKEPTDLELCEYLNISLHELSQWFASSRPALIISLNTDWPSHSCEGEGIALEERIPDERAETGYDVVDKKEFCSFLALAIQGLEEKERQVMALYYYEGLVLKEIGKILGVSESRVSQIHSKALIKLRVALSAFL; encoded by the coding sequence GTGAAAATAGAACAGTCATCTTACCTTTCCGAACTGTGGAATCTCTATTGGGAGACGCAAGATATACAGTACCGGGATTCCTTAATTGAGTCCTATCTTCATCTTGTGAAGAGTGCTGTCCATCGTTTGATTGTAGGAATGCCTCCGCATATTAAGACGCAGGATCTGTATGCTTCTGGGGTCGAGGGTCTAGTGCGCGCTGTAGAGAGATATAATCCGGAAAGGAGTCGTTTTGAAGGTTTCGCGATCTTTTTAATTAAAGCTGCCATTATTGATGATTTAAGGAAACAGGATTGGGTCCCGCGTAGCGTATATCAAAAGGCGAACAAGTTAACAGAAGCAATGGATACTCTAAGACAATCTTTAGGGAAGGAGCCTACGGATTTGGAGCTGTGTGAGTATTTAAATATCTCTCTTCATGAGCTTTCACAATGGTTTGCTTCTTCTCGCCCTGCTTTGATTATTTCTTTAAATACGGATTGGCCTTCGCATAGCTGTGAAGGAGAGGGCATAGCTCTCGAAGAACGTATTCCTGATGAGAGGGCAGAAACAGGTTATGATGTTGTTGATAAAAAAGAGTTTTGTTCATTTCTAGCTCTTGCTATACAAGGGCTAGAAGAAAAAGAGCGTCAGGTAATGGCACTCTATTATTATGAAGGGCTTGTCCTTAAGGAAATTGGAAAAATCCTTGGAGTGAGCGAATCTCGGGTTTCTCAAATCCATTCTAAAGCTCTAATAAAGCTTCGTGTTGCATTATCTGCTTTTCTTTAA
- a CDS encoding 2Fe-2S iron-sulfur cluster-binding protein, giving the protein MAKLIITSEDEQHEFDLENGEQIAESCESAGIPFACTEGVCGTCVVEVLEGKENLSEFTEAERDFLGDSEDENERLACQCHIKGGCVKLTF; this is encoded by the coding sequence ATGGCAAAGCTTATTATTACCTCAGAAGACGAACAACATGAGTTTGATCTAGAAAATGGAGAGCAAATTGCAGAGTCTTGTGAATCTGCAGGGATTCCTTTTGCTTGCACTGAAGGTGTTTGTGGCACTTGTGTAGTAGAAGTTCTAGAGGGAAAAGAAAATCTTTCAGAATTTACAGAAGCTGAAAGAGACTTCTTAGGAGATTCCGAGGATGAAAACGAAAGGTTAGCTTGTCAGTGCCATATTAAAGGGGGCTGCGTAAAGCTCACCTTTTAG